A window of Apium graveolens cultivar Ventura chromosome 8, ASM990537v1, whole genome shotgun sequence contains these coding sequences:
- the LOC141679215 gene encoding uncharacterized protein LOC141679215: protein MNPNNPPPPNSQNPNSQFSYPYPNPYFSNPQNFNYNSQPPFSQSQASHFPFLYPQNSPYPIPFPPFSNSQFETQQSPINVENSPDSQVPAFGNTNLVDLNDDYEETEDVRENTGHWTWVEDKLLISVWLNVSIDPLIGTDQKAEAFWDRIKQYCEEDNPGVIKRGVVAMRKRWQRINEGAQKFGSCYDEA from the coding sequence ATGAATCCAAATAATCCCCCACCTCCAAATTCTCAAAACCCAAACTCTCAATTTTCATATCCATATCCAAATCCTTATTTTTCAAATCcacaaaattttaattataattctCAACCACCATTTTcacaatctcaagcttctcattttcCATTTTTGTATCCTCAAAATTCTCCTTATCCAATTCCATTTCCTCCATTTTCAAATTCACAATTTGAAACCCAACAATCACCCATCAATGTTGAAAATTCGCCAGATTCGCAAGTGCCAGCTTTTGGTAACACAAATCTTGTTGATCTAAATGATGATTATGAGGAAACGGAAGATGTACGTGAAAATACTGGTCATTGGACGTGGGTTGAAGATAAGCTCTTAATAAGTGTGTGGTTGAATGTGTCAATTGATCCACTAATCGGAACTGATCAAAAAGCTGAAGCCTTTTGGGATAGGATTAAACAATATTGTGAAGAAGACAATCCCGGGGTCATCAAACGAGGAGTCGTGGCTATGAGAAAAAGGTGGCAACGAATAAATGAAGGTGCTCAAAAGTTTGGGTCATGCTATGATGAGGCTTAA
- the LOC141679217 gene encoding glutathione S-transferase T2-like, with amino-acid sequence MIGSGSNLDNIIEKAHELHLAQYKKKTNFDSHWRELRRQPKWRTPTTSASSKRTKVNSSGAYSSEGNNDTPTSDEFQPVRPKGTKTAKRKGKGKATTAEIEEYEAIQVSELRKINIMETINEMKQKDIETRQRELETKQTELDLQVILADTTKMNDAQRRVHAKMLEKIMERN; translated from the coding sequence ATGATTGGGAGTGGTTCAAACTTGGATAACATAATTGAGAAAGCTCATGAACTCCATTTGGCTCAATACAAGAAAAAAACTAATTTCGATAGTCATTGGCGTGAGCTTCGTAGACAGCCCAAGTGGAGAACTCCTACAACTAGTGCAAGTTCTAAAAGAACTAAAGTAAATAGTTCTGGAGCTTACTCATCAGAGGGAAATAACGATACGCCAACATCCGATGAATTTCAACCGGTTCGTCCAAAAGGCACAAAAACTGCTAAAAGGAAGGGAAAGGGAAAGGCAACAACTGCGGAAATTGAAGAATATGAAGCTATTCAAGTTAGTGAATTGAGAAAAATAAACATAATGGAGACAATAAATGAGATGAAGCAAAAAGATATTGAGACTCGACAAAGAGAGCTTGAGACAAAGCAAACTGAGCTCGATTTACAAGTCATTTTGGCGGATACTACAAAAATGAATGATGCTCAACGGAGGGTTCATGCAAAAATGCTTGAGAAAATAATGGAAAGAAACTAA